A genome region from Flavobacterium sp. includes the following:
- a CDS encoding beta-galactosidase, whose protein sequence is MFKFSGSLILILFLSFIQVAFSQEKIPHLQKKGNKTQLIVNNKPFIICGGELGNSSATSMESMEPIWQKLTDMNLNTVLTPVYWELIEEEQGKFDFSLIDDLILRARKENLKLVFLWFGSWKNSMSSHAPAWVKLNQKKYPRIKDDKNKSHEILTPFSEDNLQADLNAFQKLMKHIKEFDQKEQTVIMVQVENEIGMLPTARDYHPLANEAFKKEVPKELIEYLQKNKPNLVPEF, encoded by the coding sequence ATGTTTAAGTTTTCCGGCAGCCTAATTCTAATCTTGTTTTTGTCTTTTATACAAGTGGCTTTTTCTCAGGAAAAAATCCCGCATCTTCAAAAAAAAGGAAATAAAACACAGCTCATTGTCAACAACAAACCCTTTATTATTTGCGGCGGAGAATTAGGAAATTCTTCGGCAACGAGTATGGAAAGCATGGAACCAATCTGGCAGAAACTGACAGACATGAACCTCAACACGGTTTTAACGCCGGTTTATTGGGAATTAATAGAAGAGGAGCAGGGCAAATTTGATTTTTCTTTAATTGATGATTTAATTCTGAGAGCGCGAAAAGAAAATCTGAAACTCGTATTTCTTTGGTTCGGATCATGGAAAAACAGTATGTCGAGCCACGCTCCGGCATGGGTAAAATTAAACCAGAAAAAATATCCAAGAATAAAAGATGACAAAAATAAAAGTCATGAAATTCTAACGCCTTTCAGCGAAGATAATCTGCAGGCCGATTTGAATGCTTTTCAAAAACTAATGAAGCACATAAAAGAGTTCGATCAAAAAGAACAAACGGTAATTATGGTTCAGGTTGAAAATGAAATTGGAATGCTGCCAACGGCAAGAGATTATCATCCGTTAGCTAATGAAGCTTTTAAAAAAGAAGTTCCAAAGGAATTAATAGAATATCTGCAGAAAAACAAACCAAATCTCGTTCCTGAATTTTAG
- a CDS encoding DUF5597 domain-containing protein → MAWYFSKFTNKVAKAGKEVYPIPMFVNAALNAPGKKPGEYPSAGPLPHVMDVWKAAGNSIDFLSPDFYNPSFKHWNDLFTRQGDPLFIPEHRFDETAPFKGLYAIGHYEAIGFSPFSIESVTDAKKEPLGKIYDLMQQLTPVIEANKGEGKIDGVLLDKTNNTQIINLGNYEFTFKHDYTLNWSDGAKAEVWPMSSAIIIEISPDEFYISGSGIVVTFKPLKNKNGNAGILKTDQGKFENEKWKTIRHFNGDQTHQGRHLRISVGDYEIQKIKLYIYE, encoded by the coding sequence ATGGCTTGGTATTTTTCTAAATTTACTAACAAAGTTGCCAAAGCCGGAAAAGAGGTTTATCCAATTCCGATGTTTGTAAATGCAGCTTTAAACGCCCCGGGAAAAAAGCCCGGAGAATATCCAAGTGCAGGTCCGCTGCCACATGTAATGGACGTTTGGAAAGCCGCCGGAAATTCCATAGATTTTCTTTCACCGGATTTCTATAATCCATCATTTAAACATTGGAATGATTTATTTACGCGACAAGGCGATCCGTTATTTATTCCCGAACATCGTTTTGATGAAACCGCTCCATTTAAAGGTTTATACGCAATAGGACATTATGAAGCAATTGGATTTTCGCCTTTTTCAATAGAATCTGTAACCGATGCAAAAAAAGAACCTTTAGGAAAAATATATGATTTAATGCAGCAATTGACTCCGGTTATTGAAGCTAATAAAGGTGAAGGAAAAATCGACGGTGTTTTGTTAGATAAAACAAACAATACGCAGATTATCAATTTAGGAAACTACGAATTTACTTTTAAACACGATTATACTTTAAATTGGTCAGATGGAGCAAAAGCGGAAGTTTGGCCAATGTCAAGTGCAATAATTATAGAAATTTCACCGGACGAATTTTATATTTCCGGTTCCGGAATTGTCGTAACTTTTAAACCATTAAAAAACAAAAACGGCAACGCCGGAATATTAAAAACAGACCAAGGGAAATTTGAAAATGAAAAATGGAAAACCATAAGACATTTCAACGGAGACCAAACCCATCAAGGAAGACATCTTAGAATTTCAGTAGGCGATTACGAAATCCAAAAAATAAAACTATACATTTATGAGTAG